Proteins encoded within one genomic window of Triticum aestivum cultivar Chinese Spring chromosome 2D, IWGSC CS RefSeq v2.1, whole genome shotgun sequence:
- the LOC123053169 gene encoding protein TIFY 9 yields MSSRAPPVELDFLGLRAAAPSEQHGKSTGSSSSLSSIRGMETSAIARIDPQLLRRVVVARSPATTEEAPAAPSPMTVFYNGSVAVFDVSHHKAEAIMQMARDVTMAERRDLGNNTPVGNSSKDIPLARTKSLQQFLVKRKERLTRMGPYHPGAATVSSNSLGVKKEAEAA; encoded by the exons ATGTCGTCGAGAGCGCCGCCGGTGGAGCTCGACTTCCTCGGCCTCCGCGCCGCTGCCCCCAGCGAACAACACGGCAAGAgcaccggctcctcctcctccttgtcgtccaTCCGAG GGATGGAGACGAGCGCTATAGCGAGGATAGACCCCCAGCTGCTGCGCCGCGTCGTCGTCGCCCGCTCGCCGGCGACCACGGAAGAGGCGCCGGCGGCTCCCAGTCCCATGACGGTCTTCTACAACGGCTCCGTTGCCGTCTTCGATGTCTCCCACCACAAG GCAGAAGCTATAATGCAGATGGCAAGGGATGTAACGATGGCAGAAAGGCGCGACCTCGGCAACAATACACCTGTTGGAAATTCAAGCAAAG ACATACCATTGGCAAGAACAAAATCGTTACAGCAGTTCCTCGTGAAGCGTAAAGAGAG GTTGACCCGCATGGGTCCATACCATCCCGGCGCCGCCACCGTCAGCAGCAACTCTCTTGGTGTGAAGAAGGAAGCGGAAGCAGCCTAG